A stretch of Lactuca sativa cultivar Salinas chromosome 6, Lsat_Salinas_v11, whole genome shotgun sequence DNA encodes these proteins:
- the LOC111918126 gene encoding uncharacterized protein LOC111918126 isoform X1: protein MAKYGELRDDSALVKALDDAISKYKIMHGKGGTISTPDEEKITICKEESESIIFNGSNEAKSACVETEDNTTNMPNSNQVQDTESTYVDAQNAQTAEDYNVLLNQYNAVEEQRQKLLGQLYQYGNWDYQSYGYGGVYDSQDQPPQPSGPPACSCQPYVCPCSTKVSCNEDDGVIKAAMGAIDKVIQTFNTGDKEGKKSEETDLSAVLNAWFSAGFYTGKASCFKEMMMQFCER from the exons ATGGCGAAATATGGCGAACTCCGGGACGATTCTGCTCTCGTCAAAGCCCTAGATGACGCTATCTCCAAGTATAAG ATAATGCATGGAAAAGGAGGCACCATTAGTACGCCTGATGAAGAAAAAATCACAATATGTAAAGAAGAAAGTGAATCAATCATCTTCAATGGAAGCAACGAAGCTAAAAG TGCATGTGTGGAAACAGAAGATAACACCACAAACATGCCAAATAGTAATCAAGTTCAAGATACAGAATCTACTTATGTTGATGCACAAAATGCACAAACTGCAGAAGATTATAACGTGTTACTCAACCAATATAATGCTGTTGAGGAACAAAGGCAAAAACTTTTAGGGCAACTTTATCAATATGGCAATTGGGATTATCAAAGCTATGGTTATGGTGGTGTTTATGATTCTCAAGATCAACCACCCCAACCTTCTGGTCCTCCTGCATGCTCTTGTCAACCCTATGTATGTCCATGTTCAACTAAAGTTTCATGTAATGAAGATGATGGTGTTATTAAAGCAGCAATGGGAGCTATTGACAAAGTTATTCAGACATTTAACACAGGAGATAAAG AgggaaagaaaagtgaagaaacagATCTTTCAGCTGTCTTGAATGCTTGGTTTTCTGCAGGCTTCTATACTGGAAA AGCAAGCTGCTTTAAAGAAATGATGATGCAGTTTTGTGAAAGATAG
- the LOC111918126 gene encoding uncharacterized protein LOC111918126 isoform X2, which translates to MAKYGELRDDSALVKALDDAISKYKIMHGKGGTISTPDEEKITICKEESESIIFNGSNEAKSACVETEDNTTNMPNSNQVQDTESTYVDAQNAQTAEDYNVLLNQYNAVEEQRQKLLGQLYQYGNWDYQSYGYGGVYDSQDQPPQPSGPPACSCQPYVCPCSTKVSCNEDDGVIKAAMGAIDKVIQTFNTGDKEGKKSEETDLSAVLNAWFSAGFYTGKYLSEQAALKK; encoded by the exons ATGGCGAAATATGGCGAACTCCGGGACGATTCTGCTCTCGTCAAAGCCCTAGATGACGCTATCTCCAAGTATAAG ATAATGCATGGAAAAGGAGGCACCATTAGTACGCCTGATGAAGAAAAAATCACAATATGTAAAGAAGAAAGTGAATCAATCATCTTCAATGGAAGCAACGAAGCTAAAAG TGCATGTGTGGAAACAGAAGATAACACCACAAACATGCCAAATAGTAATCAAGTTCAAGATACAGAATCTACTTATGTTGATGCACAAAATGCACAAACTGCAGAAGATTATAACGTGTTACTCAACCAATATAATGCTGTTGAGGAACAAAGGCAAAAACTTTTAGGGCAACTTTATCAATATGGCAATTGGGATTATCAAAGCTATGGTTATGGTGGTGTTTATGATTCTCAAGATCAACCACCCCAACCTTCTGGTCCTCCTGCATGCTCTTGTCAACCCTATGTATGTCCATGTTCAACTAAAGTTTCATGTAATGAAGATGATGGTGTTATTAAAGCAGCAATGGGAGCTATTGACAAAGTTATTCAGACATTTAACACAGGAGATAAAG AgggaaagaaaagtgaagaaacagATCTTTCAGCTGTCTTGAATGCTTGGTTTTCTGCAGGCTTCTATACTGGAAA GTATCTCTCAGAGCAAGCTGCTTTAAAGAAATGA
- the LOC111918125 gene encoding uncharacterized protein At1g32220, chloroplastic, with translation MASSLSYAASISRPPSSPSPNLRTLFPSGIRSRASSPISHTNRFLRFGVKCSYADAGIKDTNSRTIDVEADIKAERIVVLGGSGFVGSAICKAAVSRGIEVISLSRSGRPTSLNSWEDQVTWITGDVFYVNWDEVLPGATAVISTLGGFGSEEQMQRINGEANIISVTAAKEYGIPKFILISVHDYNIPSFLLTSGYFTGKRKAESEVLSKYPSSGVILRPGFIYGKRKVGNYEIPLDLIGEPVERLLNATASFTKPLNSLPASDLILAPPVSVDDVALAAVNAAKDDDCFGVFTINQIKEAASGAKV, from the exons ATGGCTTCATCGCTATCGTACGCTGCTTCCATTTCCAGACCACCTTCTTCACCTTCGCCAAATTTACGAACTCTCTTCCCTTCTGGTATCCGTTCGCGTGCCTCAAGCCCCATTTCTCACACCAATCG CTTTTTGAGGTTTGGTGTCAAATGCAGTTATGCTGATGCAGGTATAAAGGACACCAATTCCAGGACAATAGATGTTGAAGCAGATATTAAAGCTGAGAgg atTGTGGTGTTGGGAGGCAGTGGTTTTGTTGGTTCAGCTATATGCAAGGCTGCGGTATCCAGGGGTATAGAAGTCATAAGCTTAAGCAG GTCAGGAAGGCCAACTTCCTTGAACTCATGGGAGGATCAAGTGACTTGGATTACGG GAGATGTTTTCTATGTAAATTGGGATGAAGTACTTCCTGGTGCTACAGCAGTGATTTCAACCCTTGGAGGATTCGGTAGTGAAGAACAAATGCAAAGAATTAATGGTGAAGCAAATATCATTTCAGTAACTGCAGCCAAAGAATATG GGATTCCAAAGTTCATCTTGATCTCAGTGCATGACTACAACATACCGTCGTTTTTACTCACGTCTGGATACTTCACGGGAAAGCGGAAAGCCGAATCTGAAGTCCTCTCAAAATACCCGAGTTCCG GTGTGATATTAAGACCTGGATTTATATATGGGAAAAGGAAAGTTGGGAATTATGAAATCCCATTGGATTTGATAGGGGAGCCAGTTGAAAGACTTCTGAATGCCACTGCGAGTTTTACTAAACCTCTGAATTCTTTGCCTGCTTCTGATTTGATTTTGGCGCCTCCTGTTAGTGTTGATGACGTGGCACTTGCTGCTGTAAATGCAGCCAAAGATGATGATTGTTTTGGTGTCTTTACAATCAATCAAATTAAAGAAGCTGCTTCTGGTGCTAAAGTGTGA
- the LOC111918147 gene encoding protein MOS2 yields the protein MKLSFSLSSSKNSSKPSKSSFSSSRDHDDQSPEKEFLTEFDSSITLADSISKRTIVIPPIPNEWNPQKQTTNIDIPIKSNDPNLEFEVDTNSAEEPIDSNISYGLNLRTKKASRSDKDPEVDRSESLSSINRLMLMKLRSDLKSLPDDRGLDEFDDVSVEEFAPALLKGYGWYEGRGIGKNAKEDVKVFQFTKMTAKQGLGFVNNGGKGT from the coding sequence ATGAAACTCTCCTTCTCTCTTTCCTCATCAAAGAATTCATCAAAACCCTCAAAATCCTCATTCAGTTCTTCACGAGATCACGATGATCAATCTCCGGAAAAGGAATTCCTCACAGAGTTCGATTCATCCATAACCCTAGCCGATTCCATTTCCAAAAGAACTATCGTTATTCCCCCAATTCCCAACGAATGGAACCCGCAAAAGCAAACGACGAACATCGATATACCCATCAAATCCAACGACCCAAATCTTGAGTTCGAAGTAGACACCAACTCTGCTGAAGAACCCATCGACTCCAACATCTCCTATGGTCTCAATCTCCGTACGAAGAAAGCTTCCCGTTCTGATAAGGACCCGGAAGTTGATCGGTCGGAATCATTGTCGTCGATTAATCGTTTGATGTTGATGAAACTGAGAAGTGATTTGAAGAGTTTGCCGGATGATAGAGGATTAGATGAGTTCGATGATGTTTCAGTTGAAGAGTTTGCACCTGCATTGTTGAAAGGATATGGATGGTATGAAGGGAGAGGGATTGGGAAGAATGCAAAAGAAGACGTTAAGGTGTTTCAGTTTACAAAAATGACTGCAAAACAAGGGTTAGGGTTTGTTAACAATGGAGGAAAAGGTACTTGA